From Desulfurobacterium indicum:
TAACAGAGGAAGTCAGCTCCTGCTTTTGCGGCTATTGCACCTCCGATTGCTGCCGTTATGTGATCATATCCCGGTGCTATGTCTGTTACGATGGGGCCCAGTACGTAAAACGGTGCACCATGGCATAGCCGCTTTTGAAGTATGATGTTTGTCTCTATCTGATTGAGCGGCACGTGTCCTGGTCCTTCTACCATCACCTGTACGTCTGCTTTTCTTGCTCTATCAACTAATTCACCTAAGGTTATCAATTCTTCTATCTGACATCTATCTGTTGCGTCTGCGAGACATCCCGGCCGCATACCGTCGCCTAAAGATAGTGTTACATCGTACTTTTTGGCTATTTCAAGGAGGCGGTCGTAGTGTTCAAACAGTGGATTTTCTTTTTCGTTGTAAACCATCCATTCGGCAATAAGAGCACCTCCCCTTGAAACGATGTTCATCAGTCTACCTTCTTTTTTGAGCCGCTCCAGTGAAGATAGTGTCACGCCACAATGAACGGTAATAAAGTCAACACCGTCTTTGCAGTGTCTCTCTATAACGTTGAATAGTTCGTTAACGGTCATTTTCCCCATAAAGCCGTGCTTTTCTGTTGCTTCGACAACTGCCTGATATATGGGGACGGTTCCAACCATTACAGGTGAGTGCTCTACAATAATTTTTCTCGTCTTTTCTATCTGGGTTCCTGTTGAGAGGTCCATTACGGCGTCGGTGCCATACTTTATTGAAACTTCTAATTTCTTCAGCTCAAGTTCTATATCTTCAACGTCGGCTGAGGTTCCTAAGTTAACGTTGACTTTTGTTTTCAGCCCTTTTCCTATGCCTTTTGGCGTAAAGTTATCCCTGCTTCTGTGATAGATGTTTGCAGGAATAACAATGGTTCCATCAATTAACCCTTTGACTATATATTCAATGTCTCTTTTTTCTTCTTCTGCGACCTTTTTTACTTCTGCAGGGATTTCTCCTTTTTTAACAAGTTCAACAAGAGTAGCCATTACACCTCCAGTTAAGATTTAAGCTTTTGAGCTATTTCCATTGCTATCTTTTTCCCGGACATGAGCATACCTCCAAAAACGGGGCCCATTCTGTGAGAACCGCAGGTTGCATTTGCTGCCATACCGCTCACATAGATGCCCGGGAATACTTCCCTGCTGTTTTTGACAGTATCTTCTTCACCTACAGAAGCCCAGAGCGGTTTTTCACCGACCACGCATCCTGTTTCTGTATCAAGTCTTATCCCGGCCTTTTTTTGCAATGTAGAAACAATTGTTGCGTCATGTCCTGTAGCGTCTATGACATAATTTGATGTAACAACTAATGGGTCAACCATCAGTCCTGTCATATCAACGGTGCTCCAATTTATAACGAGGCCGCAAACTCTATACTGACCATTTACTTTTTTGAGCACAACATCTTCTGCTGTTACACCATTGAATATTTTTGCTCCGGCTTTCATCGCTTTTGATGCTATTGTTGTTACTGCTTCAACGGCGTCAGCAGTGTAGTATCCTTCGTCGTATTTCCTGTATGAAACGCTGAATTCATCGAGTATTTCTCTTCCCATTTCCTGGACAACTATTTCGTTGAAGAACATAGCGCCGGCCCACATTCCGCCACCGATGGAGAGTTTCCTTTCAAAAAGAGATACTTTAAGTCCTTCCTTTGCAAGGTAGTATGCGGCCACAAGACCTGAAGGTCCACCGCCTACAATTGCAACGTCAACTTCAAGGTTTGAGAGAAGCTTTTCGGTGAATCTCTCAATGATTGCTTTTGAAATTTTTACCTCACTGAGGTTTTCCATTCTATTCCTCCCGGTGTTAAGTTTGTCTTAAAATAAAAAAGCCGCTAACTTTTAAAAGTTAGCGGCTAAAATCCTGACGCAGAGTTAGGAATTTTAGCCGCTCCCTACGCCGGCATTACCCGGATCAGGTTCAAAGGGTTGTCCGGTTTTCCGGACTCTCAGGGACTATCGTCCCACCCCTGCGGCTTCAACTTTTAAATTTATTAAAGTTTTTTTACTTTTCAATCTCACCTGCAGGAAGGAATTTCTATAAGTCCTAAATTTCCATCTTTTCTTTTATAAAGAACTGCCGCTTTTCTTGTAGAAGCGTCACAGAATACAACAAATTCTCTGTTAGAACTGAGGAGTTTTACTGCTGCATCTTCAACGGTTATAGGCTTATAAAGTTCCGGTTCGACTTCAATAATTCTTATAGGTTTTTCTACTGTCTCTTCTTCTATCAGGGAGAATTCTTTGATGCCTTCTTTGTTGTTTCTTCTTGCTTTCTGGACTTTTTCTTTCAATCTCCTGAGCTGTTTTTCGGCTGCATCAACAACTTCATCTATTGATGTGTATAAATCATCAGTCTCTTTTTTGATTCTGATTGTATGATCAAAAATGTTGTATATTACTATTTCAACAGAGGCTCTGTATTTTTCCTTTGAAACGATTACATCAGCAAATACTTCTTTTTTCCCGCCTCCAAGATATTTTTCAAGACGGCTGAATTTTTCCTCAATAATGGACTTTAAAGCATCTGTAAGCTCCAAGTCTTTTCCGATGAGGTTTAGCTTGAGAGTTGCCATCATACCCCGTCCTCCTTTTTCTTTGGTCTTATATTTAAAGTAACGCCAAAACTTAAGTTTGGGAAGAGAGGTATTGTGAAAAAAGTTTTTCTCCTGTTTTCCGGTGGTCTTGACAGCATCATTGCCGCAAGATTGCTGAAACTTAGAGGATTTGAAGTTGAGGCTGTTCACTTTAAAACACCCTTTTTTGGAAAAGAAGAGGGTGAATTAAAAGAGCTTGCCGATAGAATAGGTGTTGAACTTAAGGTTTTTGACATTACAGATGAGTTTTTACCCATTTTAAAAAATCCGCCTCACGGCTACGGAAAGAACGCCAATCCCTGTATTGATTGTAAGGCTTTAATGCTCAAGAAGTTAAAAGAGATTGCGGGCGGTGGGATAATTGCAACAGGTGAAGTTGTAGGTCAGCGTCCAATGTCACAGAGAGCTCAAGCTCTGCGACTTATAGAGAAAATAGCGGGACTTGAAGGACGGGTTCTTAGGCCTCTTTCTGGAAAGCTTTTACCACCTACGGTTTATGAAGAAAATGGATTTATAAAGAGAGATTGGCTTTTAAATCTTCAAGGGCGTTCAAGGAAAAGGTATCCTGAGATTGTAAAGTCTCTTGGGATAGATGCTGATTTGCCTACACCTGCAGGTGGATGTCTTTTAACTCAACCTGCTTTTGCAAAAAAGGTAAAAGATTTAATTAAGCATGGCCATCTTACGAAAGAAGACATTGTACTTTTAAAAATAGGCAGACATTTTAGACTTTTTGATGGTAAACTTGTTGTCGGAAGAAACAGAGAGGAGAACCTTTTTCTTAAAAATTTTGCGAAAGGTGAGGATATTCTATTTTACACGGTTGACGTTCCAGGTCCTGCTGCTATTTTAAGACACTCTTTTTCGCCTGAAGATGTTGAACTTGCTTCAAGAATAGTGGCAGGATATTCTGACGGCAAAAACAGAGACGCTGTTCTTGTTGCGGTTGAAAGGAATGGAAAAAGGGAAGAAATTAAAATTGAACCCCTGTTAAATTTTGATTCTTACAGGGTAACCTGATAGGGGAGGTGAGGATGCCACTTTTTGAGAAGGTTTTATACTCTACGGACTTTTCTCCTCTTGCGGAGTATGCTTTTCATTATGTTAAGAGGCTCAAAAGTGCAGGAATGAGAGAAGTTGTAATCGTTCATGTTGTTAATGAACTTTCCGTTGAGCTTCCCGAGGGATTGGACGTTATGCAGGAAAGGGAAGCTATGGATGTTCTTTCCAGGGCAGATAGAGAGTATCTTTTAAATGTTATTGAGAGAGCTGAAGCTTTAGAGAAGGAGCTTAAAAATGATGGAATTTCTGTTAAACTAAAAATAATAGCTTCTTCTAATGCTGCAGGGCAGATAGTAAAGGTAGCAGAAGAGGAAAAAGTAAACATAATTGTTATTGGTGCTCACGGTAAGGGACTTTTAGCACAACTTATTCTTGGTAGTGTTTCTCATGATG
This genomic window contains:
- the hpf gene encoding ribosome hibernation-promoting factor, HPF/YfiA family; its protein translation is MMATLKLNLIGKDLELTDALKSIIEEKFSRLEKYLGGGKKEVFADVIVSKEKYRASVEIVIYNIFDHTIRIKKETDDLYTSIDEVVDAAEKQLRRLKEKVQKARRNNKEGIKEFSLIEEETVEKPIRIIEVEPELYKPITVEDAAVKLLSSNREFVVFCDASTRKAAVLYKRKDGNLGLIEIPSCR
- a CDS encoding DUF814 domain-containing protein; protein product: MKKVFLLFSGGLDSIIAARLLKLRGFEVEAVHFKTPFFGKEEGELKELADRIGVELKVFDITDEFLPILKNPPHGYGKNANPCIDCKALMLKKLKEIAGGGIIATGEVVGQRPMSQRAQALRLIEKIAGLEGRVLRPLSGKLLPPTVYEENGFIKRDWLLNLQGRSRKRYPEIVKSLGIDADLPTPAGGCLLTQPAFAKKVKDLIKHGHLTKEDIVLLKIGRHFRLFDGKLVVGRNREENLFLKNFAKGEDILFYTVDVPGPAAILRHSFSPEDVELASRIVAGYSDGKNRDAVLVAVERNGKREEIKIEPLLNFDSYRVT
- a CDS encoding sulfide-dependent adenosine diphosphate thiazole synthase; translation: MENLSEVKISKAIIERFTEKLLSNLEVDVAIVGGGPSGLVAAYYLAKEGLKVSLFERKLSIGGGMWAGAMFFNEIVVQEMGREILDEFSVSYRKYDEGYYTADAVEAVTTIASKAMKAGAKIFNGVTAEDVVLKKVNGQYRVCGLVINWSTVDMTGLMVDPLVVTSNYVIDATGHDATIVSTLQKKAGIRLDTETGCVVGEKPLWASVGEEDTVKNSREVFPGIYVSGMAANATCGSHRMGPVFGGMLMSGKKIAMEIAQKLKS
- the thiC gene encoding phosphomethylpyrimidine synthase ThiC, coding for MATLVELVKKGEIPAEVKKVAEEEKRDIEYIVKGLIDGTIVIPANIYHRSRDNFTPKGIGKGLKTKVNVNLGTSADVEDIELELKKLEVSIKYGTDAVMDLSTGTQIEKTRKIIVEHSPVMVGTVPIYQAVVEATEKHGFMGKMTVNELFNVIERHCKDGVDFITVHCGVTLSSLERLKKEGRLMNIVSRGGALIAEWMVYNEKENPLFEHYDRLLEIAKKYDVTLSLGDGMRPGCLADATDRCQIEELITLGELVDRARKADVQVMVEGPGHVPLNQIETNIILQKRLCHGAPFYVLGPIVTDIAPGYDHITAAIGGAIAAKAGADFLCYVTPAEHLALPDVNDVKEGLIASKIAGHAADIVKGVPGAMEWDIEMAKARDALDWERQFELALDPEKAREYRNRRAPKKDEETCSMCGNLCAVKTFNEYIKKKK
- a CDS encoding universal stress protein, whose translation is MPLFEKVLYSTDFSPLAEYAFHYVKRLKSAGMREVVIVHVVNELSVELPEGLDVMQEREAMDVLSRADREYLLNVIERAEALEKELKNDGISVKLKIIASSNAAGQIVKVAEEEKVNIIVIGAHGKGLLAQLILGSVSHDVVRKAKCPVLLVKKRD